In one window of Chryseobacterium phocaeense DNA:
- a CDS encoding condensin complex protein MksE: MDNKDNDVISYAFLAKENIEKHFADINLKLLSGRHIDERDYLAFNLIEDNLEHWKTFYGRLYRLDLVSGNFDGQFCFYLNFFDDSKGLFLDYSRHRVISSTQTLIGLMLIDIYYKRFFDENKIVKWSDLRNIILEGELQHSYKKVLFGEVRESNSYDAREWGNVYRKFNKTIDLFDKIGWVEKLPSTGGTEVQSFELRPAINRLAKMYDRELENFDIFVSQLTMKSKIKMNNDDES; this comes from the coding sequence ATGGATAACAAAGATAACGATGTAATTTCTTATGCTTTTTTGGCCAAAGAAAATATTGAGAAGCATTTTGCAGATATCAATTTAAAGCTACTCTCGGGTAGGCATATCGATGAGCGGGATTATCTAGCTTTCAACTTAATTGAAGATAATCTCGAGCATTGGAAAACATTTTACGGAAGGTTGTACAGATTAGATCTTGTTTCGGGCAATTTTGATGGGCAGTTTTGCTTTTACTTGAATTTTTTTGACGATTCCAAAGGACTATTTCTGGACTATTCCCGCCATAGGGTCATTAGTTCTACCCAGACACTTATTGGACTTATGTTGATCGACATTTATTATAAGCGGTTTTTCGATGAGAATAAAATCGTAAAATGGTCTGATCTCCGCAATATCATTTTAGAAGGTGAACTACAGCATTCCTACAAAAAAGTACTCTTCGGTGAAGTTCGTGAGTCCAACAGCTATGATGCCCGGGAATGGGGAAATGTCTATCGCAAGTTCAATAAAACTATTGATCTTTTTGATAAAATAGGTTGGGTAGAGAAGTTGCCCAGCACGGGTGGTACGGAGGTTCAGAGTTTTGAACTTCGCCCTGCAATCAATAGACTTGCGAAAATGTATGACAGGGAACTTGAGAATTTCGACATATTTGTATCCCAGCTTACGATGAAATCAAAAATAAAGATGAACAATGATGATGAATCCTAA
- a CDS encoding ATP-dependent nuclease, with protein sequence MKINCFRIQNFRRLKNVFVDVESDISILVGSNNSGKTSATHALDMFVNNHKDEFTIYDFNSSCWSKINCIGDDPSKSIADNVELPNISLDLWFTIRENDLHRVLDLLPELTWEGSIIGLRIVFQPKNSRETLLKFREAQEKVDKYVPKEKDKKYKPWPKNLIDFLGRFLSQEYEFRYYSLDHSKFDEEFNQSEDYIPLLIQKERSKSLVKSLLRVDTLHAQRYLSDKASNARAEDLSKCLSRFYKRNLEKREDDHEALSALFDSEIQLNEHLKSVFSDMLDRLGELGYPGVSNPHLVIKSALNPASIMSQDTKVHYSMDGTSDGLTLPDNYNGLGFKNLIYMVVELLDLQAQWIDEKEDRALLQLIIIEEPEAHLHAQLQQVFIRQILNILKIKGEDAYYYGIQLAVTTHSPHILYESGFRPVRYFRREGAGGSDQHSVALNLSGFYKDEPERDFFERYMKLTHCDLFFADAVILVEGNVERILLPAMIEKCAESLSKAYLSILEVGGAYAYRFKNLVEFLGIPTLVITDLDSVKQKITEVDEVLDDEEDDIEIEVNEQPENEGDEPIAKKYRFGKKCLPEFESAITSNLTLIKWIPKKTLISELLLCDDENLIQQPTDHTPATVRVTYQRKVEINWDNNKYVAVGRTLEEAFGLENADFCQSESGKHIGLKLRTKPTNLSEFTEKIHNRVKSDKFNKTNFALGVLSSKTDDWIVPKYIETGLKWLEKNVKINVSAAILEVADEEPLHTEVSAEAKKISND encoded by the coding sequence ATGAAAATTAATTGTTTTAGGATACAGAATTTCCGTCGTCTTAAAAATGTTTTTGTTGATGTTGAATCTGACATCTCAATTCTTGTTGGATCTAATAACAGCGGAAAAACTTCTGCTACTCACGCCTTGGATATGTTCGTAAATAATCATAAAGATGAGTTTACCATATACGATTTCAATTCTAGTTGTTGGTCAAAAATCAATTGTATTGGAGACGATCCAAGTAAAAGTATAGCTGATAATGTGGAGTTACCAAATATAAGTTTGGACTTATGGTTTACCATTAGAGAAAACGATCTGCACAGGGTACTTGATCTTTTGCCTGAATTAACATGGGAAGGCTCAATCATTGGTCTTAGAATTGTTTTTCAACCAAAAAACAGCAGAGAAACCCTACTCAAATTTAGAGAAGCGCAAGAAAAAGTTGATAAATATGTACCTAAAGAAAAAGATAAAAAGTATAAACCATGGCCAAAAAATTTAATTGATTTTCTTGGTCGCTTTTTAAGCCAGGAATATGAGTTTAGATATTACTCACTTGATCATTCCAAATTCGATGAAGAATTTAATCAAAGTGAGGATTATATACCTCTTTTAATACAGAAAGAGAGAAGTAAATCGCTTGTTAAGTCGCTTCTTAGAGTAGATACTTTGCATGCGCAAAGATACCTTTCGGATAAAGCATCAAACGCACGTGCTGAAGATCTGTCTAAATGTCTAAGCAGATTTTACAAAAGAAATTTAGAAAAAAGAGAAGATGATCATGAAGCATTGAGTGCTTTATTTGATTCAGAAATTCAACTTAATGAACATTTAAAAAGTGTATTCTCTGACATGCTTGATAGGTTAGGGGAACTGGGCTATCCTGGGGTTTCAAATCCTCATCTCGTTATTAAATCTGCTTTAAATCCAGCAAGTATTATGAGCCAAGACACAAAAGTTCATTATTCAATGGACGGAACTTCTGACGGTCTTACATTGCCCGATAATTATAATGGGTTGGGATTTAAAAACCTTATTTATATGGTGGTTGAGCTTTTAGATCTGCAGGCGCAGTGGATTGATGAAAAGGAAGATAGAGCATTATTACAACTGATAATTATTGAAGAGCCAGAAGCTCACTTACACGCTCAATTACAACAAGTATTTATAAGACAGATACTAAATATTTTAAAGATTAAAGGTGAGGACGCATATTACTATGGTATTCAATTAGCCGTTACTACCCATTCGCCGCACATTTTATATGAAAGTGGCTTCCGGCCAGTTAGATATTTTAGAAGAGAAGGTGCGGGTGGATCCGATCAGCACTCAGTAGCTTTAAATCTTTCAGGATTTTATAAAGATGAACCTGAGCGAGACTTTTTTGAGAGATATATGAAACTTACACATTGTGATCTTTTTTTTGCCGATGCAGTAATACTAGTTGAGGGAAATGTTGAAAGGATTTTGTTACCTGCGATGATTGAAAAATGTGCAGAATCTTTAAGTAAAGCTTATTTAAGTATTTTAGAAGTTGGTGGAGCCTATGCATATAGATTTAAGAATTTAGTTGAGTTTCTTGGAATTCCAACCCTAGTGATTACAGATCTTGATAGTGTAAAGCAAAAAATAACCGAAGTGGATGAAGTTTTAGATGACGAAGAAGATGATATTGAAATTGAAGTTAATGAACAGCCAGAGAATGAAGGCGATGAGCCAATTGCTAAAAAATATCGTTTTGGAAAAAAGTGTTTACCAGAATTTGAAAGTGCAATTACTTCTAATTTAACGCTGATAAAATGGATTCCTAAAAAAACTTTAATTTCTGAGCTATTATTATGTGATGATGAGAACTTAATACAACAACCAACAGACCATACACCAGCAACTGTACGGGTCACATATCAAAGAAAGGTCGAAATTAATTGGGATAATAACAAATATGTTGCTGTTGGAAGGACTTTGGAAGAAGCTTTCGGACTTGAAAATGCAGATTTCTGTCAATCTGAATCTGGCAAACATATTGGCTTAAAACTTCGAACCAAGCCAACGAACTTAAGTGAATTTACAGAAAAAATACATAATCGAGTTAAATCCGATAAATTCAACAAAACAAATTTTGCTCTCGGTGTATTGTCTTCGAAAACAGATGATTGGATTGTTCCGAAATATATTGAAACGGGACTTAAATGGTTGGAAAAGAATGTTAAAATAAATGTATCGGCTGCCATTCTTGAAGTTGCAGATGAAGAACCACTTCATACAGAGGTCAGTGCAGAAGCAAAAAAAATATCCAATGACTAA